A window of Ranitomeya variabilis isolate aRanVar5 chromosome 2, aRanVar5.hap1, whole genome shotgun sequence contains these coding sequences:
- the LOC143806091 gene encoding tumor necrosis factor-like, whose amino-acid sequence MELTQVRSEEPLLQNVQRSRTSCIHWLSIGSFVLLLGATIILALLHFQIIPTPKKIQDEFQIPEVLRIKNYLESVPQTQAMKGKRAAAHLIGTKVNDNIKWQHGSENSFIEESIKLVENSLEIRQDGLYFVYTQVLFTGTVCPKKSEFIHKVLKKDENNDEPIVLLQSSKSVCNANSKSSWTQPIYQGGLFKLDKGDIISAETPNVDFLDTYTGQVYFGILAV is encoded by the exons ATGGAACTGACACAGGTGCGCAGCGAGGAACCCCTGCTCCAAAATGTGCAAAGAAGCAGGACATCGTGCATCCACTGGCTCAGCATCGGCTCCTTCGTCTTATTATTGGGCGCAACCATCATTTTAGCCCTGCTTCACTTCCAGATCATCCCGACTCCAAAGAAG aTTCAGGATGAATTTCAGATTCCAGAAGTTCTTCGAATCAAGAATTATTTAG AATCAGTACCGCAGACCCAAGCCATGAAGGGAAAGAGGGCCGCTGCTCATTTGATTG gaacAAAAGTAAATGACAACATTAAATGGCAACATGGCTCCGAAAATTCCTTCATAGAAGAAAGCATAAAGCTTGTCGAGAACTCCTTGGAAATTCGGCAAGATGGTCTTTATTTTGTTTATACCCAAGTGTTGTTCACAGGCACAGTTTGCCCAAAAAAGAGTGAGTTCATCCATAAGGTCCTCAAAAAGGATGAGAATAATGATGAACCAATAGTCCTCCTCCAATCCAGTAAGTCAGTGTGCAATGCAAATTCCAAATCCTCCTGGACACAGCCAATTTATCAAGGAGGGCTTTTCAAACTTGATAAAGGAGATATAATTTCAGCCGAGACTCCAAATGTTGACTTTCTGGATACATACACTGGACAAGTCTACTTTGGGATCCTTGCTGTATAA